GACTCTTGTTCCGGGGAAGAACACAGCCCCAGCCAAAGTCACGGGTGACAGGCCTTACCTGGTAAGAAGAGCTGAGGCCCCACCAGACAAGGGCTCTTTCTGGGGCTGGCAGCTGTCATCTCCGCAGCTGGGGAAGAAAGCCCAGAGTGCAGGTGCGAGCGGGGGCGGGACCCAGTGAAGACTCTGGGCACAGCCCCCCACCGTACCTGCCAGCTGCCTCGTCAAGGTGCACACTTGGTCTGCCAGCCTCAGGGTCAGCGCCTGCAACCTGGAGGCTGCCTCTGGGCCCGGCACCTTGGAGAGGGCAAAATCCAGTGCTGAGGGCCCCCCTGAAAGGGTGAGGGATGCTTGGTCCTCCTGCAGGACGAAAGTCAGAGCTCGCTGCTCGCAGGCTGCCCTAGGAAAGGAGCGGTGCTGAGTGCTGTGTCCAGACCCCCCTGCTCCACACccgcccttcctccctgcccaggGGCTCACCTGAACCGGGAAGTGATATCCTCAGCCGCGCTCAGGCCAAAACGGGCTTTCTACAGGGCACAGGGGCTGGTCACCAGCTGCCCAAGACCCTGGAACCGCCCCAAAGCTGCCTGATCCAGAGCCACCCCCGGAGGCCGGGCCGATCTTGGGCCTACAGCTCCAAAGCTCAGGGAAGGGTGTCCAGacccgcctccccccaccccggggggaCCCCAGACCGCCCGCCTCCATCTCATAGGTGGTCCGCACTGCAGTCGGGGGTGCTGGGGGCTTCCGGGCCCTCCCGGGAGCCCCGCTACCCACGAGGGCCGCCAGGCTGTCCGCCGTGAAGCAGGTGCTCCATAGCTCCGCCGCGTCGGTCACACTGCGGGGGGAGCGGCTGTCAGACCGGCCGGCCCCCGAGCTGTCCGCGCCCCCAGCGCCCCGCGCGCCGCCACTCACTAGAGGTTGAAGGCGCCGGGGCCTccgtcctctccctccccctcgcAAAAGCACACGAAGCGCGGGGGTCCGGGGCCCGGTGGCAGCGTGCAAAGAGGCGGTGACAGCGGCGGCACCATGACACCACGGCGAGCGGAGGGCCACCCACCGGCCCGCGCGCCTGCAGGCCTAGGGCGCAGCGCGGGAGCCCAGCTCCGGAACGGGGGGCGGGGCGCGAGCGGGGCCCACGGGGCCTGCGCGGGGCGGGGCTGACGGCCCTGTCCCCGCCCCGAGCCCCAGAACCGCGCGGGGCCGGTGGGGGGGGTGGGCGCGGCCGACCGAGTTtagggcgcggggcggggcctgcgAGCCTGGGGCGGGGCTCTCCGGGGCGGGGTCCCCAGGCCCGCGTGGGGGCCTCTGcccgcctccctgccccccacagctGCGCGCCCGCGGCCCTGCGGAGTCCGGGGTTCCCCGGGTTTGCGCTTCGCCCCCGGCGGTGCCAGCGGCCTCCTCCTGCGGTTCCCACCGGCCCTCGCCGTCCGCGAGATGTTTCTCGCGTCGCCTTCAGATCCGCCAAGCCGCACCCCGGCCCGGTGCAAAGGGAATAAACTACGCGACCCGTCCGTCCCCCGCCTCCGCCCGGCCCCTCTCTTGTGCCCGGCGTCCTCGGCCTCGGGCACACCTTCACCCGCGGACAAGGTCTCTGGTCGCCTGGGGCTTGTGAGATCTAACGGGACGACAAATAATAAACGTGCAACTCTCGGTAGCAGTTTGAGCCGTTTGAGCTCTGACCTGGACAAGAGGGGGCCGTGTGCGCCAGGACAGGGGATCGCGGCCGAGGGAGCCCGCAGCGGGAAGGCCCGCAGCCGGCACCGCACAGGTCTGCTCCAGGCTCTGCAAGAGGGCGAGGGTGCACCCTGGTGGCCACAGGGAGGCGGCTGGGGGCTGCCCAGGCCATACTGGTGCGTCCCCTGCAGGCCTGCAGCCCAGCCTGGCCCCGTTCTGACCTTCCCCTGGTTGACACCCTCCCGCTCCTGCTTCAAGACCTTTGCCTGGCACACCCTCCCCCAGACTCACAGGCTTCCTTCAGCTCTTCAGTCAGAGGCCTTCCCTAGTCCCTTACGTGGAGGTCCACAGCCCGCCCAGCATCTGCTGCGCTCTCTCCTGTTTTATGTACTTGTTTTCCAGACTTGTCCCCATAGACAGTCTATTCTGGTTTCCACACTGGGCCGGCGGCCTCTGAGACGGCCCCAACCATCCCTCCTGCCGTGCTCCAGCTTTCACGGATCGGCCCCTGAGTGTGGGCTGCGCTCAGTAACTTGCTTCCGGCCAGTAGAATGCTCTAGAAGTGGCGggctgtccttctccctctcggAGTTGCTCACCACGATGTGTGGCAGCTCTGGGATCAAAGGACCAAGGCCTGGCCAGGGTTCGTGAGGGAGCTGCCACGCAGACCCCTCCCAGGGGAGCCTTCCGAGGGGCAGTGTCCACCAGTGGACAGCAGCGTCCTGAGAACTCGTGGGCCAGAGGCCCCAGAACACCAGGACCAGGTTCCCGACCCTCAGAAACTGGGGGGATGCTATATGCTTGTTTGCTTTAGGCCACTGAATTTGGGGTAATTTATATTCAGCAGTAGGCCACGAATGCATTTATCTCTCCTGTCTATTGGCCAGTTCCCCCAGAGGTCCACAGGGCAGGCCTTTCTGTCTGTTTCTCCTGCCACAGCATTGCCAGAGCTCAGACACTGCTTGGCACagaatattcagtaaatattgtgGAGGAAGGAGTGCAGAGTGGGGAGCGGCAGGAGGGTGTacgcaggggtggggtggggagtgctaCCATGGATTTCTGTGTGCAGAGCCTGTGTTGAGCACCATGAGAGGCCGCTGAGGGCTGTaggggtggaggctgggggacaggaagaagagcagagggCTGCTGAGTCCCTCTGGGCAGAGCTGATGGACACGGGGCCGGGGGctcagagagcaggggagagagctCAGGGCGAGGAAGGAGGGATAGCAGCTGAAAGCAGGTGGTGAGTGTGGAAACAGCATCCCCTGAGGCCGCTGGGCAGGGGCGCTGCTTTGCTATATGAACTGGGACAGACGTGGCGGAGGCTGCCCTGCCTCTGGCGGGGGGACCATCTCCAAGGATATGAGCGTGGAGTCCCCGGCCCCGAGGACCGCTCGAAACATCAGCCCCTCCAGGCACAGTGCTTGGGGCCTGGACAATGTTTCCAGGAAGAACGGGGCAGGCTGAATGACGGCCGGTCAGGGTCAGCTTCcgtggggaaggggcctgtgCGGTTGTGGGTAGGGGCCTTGAGATGGGAGAGTTTCCTGGCGCATGTGAATGCAGTCCCAGGTGTgctgaagagagaggcagagggaggtttCACCAACAAGAGGAGAGGCAGTGTGGTCAAGGGGCCAGAGGCCCCGCGTGACGCAGCTACCAGCCGCTGGCCGCCACCTAGAGGTAGAACAGGCAAGAAGGCTTTAGTGGGGGTGTGGCCCTGCCCGCCCTGCGATCTTGGCCCAGGGAACCTgattctggcctccagagccacGAGAAGGTAAATGTTaggttttaagccaccaagtttgtgataAGTTGTCACAGGATCCCCAGGGAACTAGTTCAAGACCAGGAGCAGGGATTCGTTGCAAAACGTGAAAAGAAAACCGAAAaatctaagtttaaaaaattacacaaataTCTGGACAACATGCTGGATCGCAGGTCTTCAGCCCCTCAGGCCTCGTGCAGGGCTGAGTGAACTGGGTGAGGCACAGGTGGGCGGCCAAGGGACACGGCTAAGGAAGGCTCCAGCCACAGCGCCGGGGGCAGGGCAGCCAGGGCTTGGCGTCCCAGAGGCCTAAGGAGGGGCACACAGGGTGGCATCTGAACAGAAGATTCCAGCAGAGCAGAGTGAGCCGACCTGGCGGAGAGCTGGGGGGAGACGCCCCAGGCAGGAGCCACATGCATCTCAGCTCTGTGGCCCCCTCGGGGCCACCTTGTTCAAGGGACACAAGCTGGTCAGCAGGGCTGAAGGAAGGAGGGTGTGTGGTGGGGTCAGAGGAGGGCCGGTCAGGGACAGCCTTCTTGGCCAGCCGGGGACTTCGGCCTTTCCTATCAGTGAGATCTGGGTCTTCTGGGCAGAGAACCGGCTGCGGGCTGCCCCCGTGCGGAGTGAGCGGGCGGTGCAGGGCAAGACTGTGAGCCCCAGGCCGGTCTGCAGGTGcctggctgggaggtggggggggacggacggacggacggacagcCCTCCTGGGATCCAGAGGCCCCGTAGGGCTGCCCCGCCCCAGAGCGGAGCCTCTCTCCGAGGAAAGGGTGTCCAGAAGGCCACGAGGGGCAGtttgcctctccccactccagatcCTTCCCAGGAGAACTTCCCACACTACTCCCCAGGAGAGCAGGCACCCGCCTCTCCACTTCAAACCCTGGTGTTGCTGCCCTAGCGTCCTCCGCCCCTTCTTCTCCTGTCCCCATGGAAGCCAAGTGACAAGTGACCGGCCCACCGACCGGCTGATGTGTCTCCCGGAGCTCCGACAGCATCTCCCAGCGGACGCCCCTTAGGTGGCCAGATGGCACCTTGTCCAAGAGTCGGGagcagaggtgggtgggtgggtgagctCACAGGTCACACATGTGGGTGGAGACTGGGTCTCTGGACCCTCCACACACTCGTCCTGACCCCCAGGGCTTCAGTTCCAGACTGGGGTCAAGCTGGGGCCGGGAGGAGACCGAGGCAGGCCCCTGCCTCAAAGCGCCCACAGAGGGGTCAGGGGCTGGCTGTAGGTCAGGGCAGCAAAGGCGGGGGCCGGGGCCAGGTGCCGGTGCAGGTGTGGAGGAGGCTGTTAGGGGCTCTCAGGCTGTGGGGGCTCTTTATGCCTGTCACATCCTACCCCAGAAGGACCCCAGTTAAGGCAGTGATTACGGCAGCGAATCTGGCAGGACAGGgttgaggttttattttaatttttgaagatgttatttatgtatttgtcagagagagagacagtgaaagcaggaacaccagcaggggcgtgggaaagggagaagcaggcttcctgtggtgCAGGGAGCCGGATTCGAGGCtccaatcccagcaccctgggatcccggcctaagccagaggcagatcTTTAACCAGCTGAGCAAGGGCCACACCCCAGTCCAGGGTTGGGGGTTGGCGAGTGGCAGGGAAGGCCCCGGGGCGTCCCTGTGGGTCTGTGTCTGCCTCAACTTTCCTCGCAGCGGAGCCTAAGCTCCCCCCGGGGCTAAGGGCCGGCCCATGCCAGCTGAGCAGGGCGTCCCCCCGCCCCCGGTCAGAACCCCGTAGAAGAAATGCACAGCCGTGGGCTTCAGGAGATGATTTATTGTGCCAGGGAAGGGATAGCGGAGAGAAGTGGTGTGCGCTCTCTGGGGGAGGCCTAGCGTGTAGAGCGTGGGCCCCCACGTGGGTGCTCCCGGGCCAGGTCCTTCCTTGCAAACAAGACAGCAGGCGGAGCTGGGTGAGCACCATCTTCTTGCCTCCTGCCTGGGCCCAGGCCGAGGGCCCccactctgttcctccccactgcTGCTTGCTGTCCCCCTTTGATTCCAAGGCACGGTCCCCACCTTGTTCCCAGGATGAGGACCCCCACTGTGCAGCTTTTGGCCAGGAGGGACCCTGGGGCATGGGGCACGGGGCACTGCACGGTCTGGGGAGGGGTGTCCAGGCCTGGCCCTGGGTACTCACCTAGGAGAAGGCGCCAGCACACTGGTCTGTGGGAGAGAGTGGGGCCTGAGGAACCAGCCAGGGCCCCTGCCCCGGTGGGGGGGGAGACCCCCAACCCTCCCTGAATAACCAAGCCTTGCAGCCTGTGCACGAGCACCGAGCACCGTCTGGAGGGCACCATCTGCCCCGCCCCCCCGTTGGAGTCTGGGGTCTCCCGCAGCCCTGAGCCGGCCTGGGGGCGGCTCTCACCTGATGAGGGCAGCAGGGCACCCTGGCTGGGGTTCAGGCCAACTTGGGGCGCCAGCTGCTGCATCTTCTGGGCGCCCTCAGGAAACAGCTCCGGGGCGCGGGCTGAGGGCAGGGAGAATGCGTGAGCAGAGGGgtcaggcgggggtgggggctggtctggaggaggatgggggggctgggaggaggggctgggtggggaggggtccgGAGCCCTCTACCACAGACACAAGGGTCCCAAGGAGACATTGGAGGACAGCGGGTCCCCCTGCGTGAAGTTGGAACTTGCGGCAATGTGGACAGCAGTCCCGACCAGCCTTGGGTGCAGGGCTCCTAGAGGAGAGGCCTGTGCCTGGGGACCAGTGGGGGCGCAGGGGTGCTGGGAGCACCTCCGGGCTGGGCTGCCCACCGTAGAGCTGCAGCCAGACGCTCCTGACGCCCTCCTTCTGCGCCTCCACGTACAGCACTGCGAAATGCTTGTAGTCGGTGGACACCACGCGGATGTCCGTCTGCGCCAAGGCTGGAGGGCAAGAGCCAGCTGAGC
This is a stretch of genomic DNA from Mustela lutreola isolate mMusLut2 chromosome 12, mMusLut2.pri, whole genome shotgun sequence. It encodes these proteins:
- the PAXX gene encoding protein PAXX, with the translated sequence MVPPLSPPLCTLPPGPGPPRFVCFCEGEGEDGGPGAFNLYVTDAAELWSTCFTADSLAALKARFGLSAAEDITSRFRAACEQRALTFVLQEDQASLTLSGGPSALDFALSKVPGPEAASRLQALTLRLADQVCTLTRQLAAAEMTAASPRKSPCLVGPQLFLPDPDAQRGGPGLGVRRRCPGESLINPGFKSKKPAGGVDFESP
- the LCNL1 gene encoding lipocalin-like 1 protein isoform X1 produces the protein MLHLLVAGWVFALLGVSPGQAEVPIQPNFDASQFQGTWYVVGVASDDQGFLDTKDNLKMPVVLVTPLANGDLALKFGYSTSDGGCQKVDTTFTKGAVDGQFSDTALAQTDIRVVSTDYKHFAVLYVEAQKEGVRSVWLQLYGGQPSPEVLPAPLRPHWSPGTGLSSRSPAPKAGRDCCPHCRKFQLHAGGPAVLQCLLGTLVSVVEGSGPLPTQPLLPAPPSSSRPAPTPA